A genomic segment from Marmota flaviventris isolate mMarFla1 chromosome 7, mMarFla1.hap1, whole genome shotgun sequence encodes:
- the Atp5me gene encoding ATP synthase subunit e, mitochondrial translates to MVPPVQVSPLIKLGRYSALALGVAYGAKRYSYLKPRAEEERRVAAEEKKRQDELKRIERERAEAQDDSILK, encoded by the exons ATGGTGCCGCCGGTCCAGGTCTCTCCGCTCATCAAG CTCGGCCGCTACTCCGCCCTGGCCCTCGGTGTGGCCTACGGAGCCAAGCGTTACA GTTACCTAAAACCCCGggcagaagaggagaggagggtagCCGCGGAGGAAAAGAAGAGGCAGGATGAGCTGAAGCGGATTGAGAGAGAACGGGCCGAAG CCCAAGATGACAGCATACTGAAGTGA